One part of the Corallococcus exiguus genome encodes these proteins:
- a CDS encoding helix-turn-helix domain-containing protein, which yields MIKPTCSASSAPDFLTVDEAAALLRVNRKTLYESIRLGQVPGVVHIGRSIRLRRDALLACVPGNGGPALGENR from the coding sequence ATGATCAAGCCCACGTGCTCCGCATCCAGCGCACCCGACTTCCTGACCGTCGACGAGGCCGCAGCCCTCCTGCGCGTGAACCGGAAGACGCTCTACGAGTCGATCCGGCTCGGGCAGGTGCCCGGCGTTGTTCACATCGGCCGATCCATCCGCCTGCGCCGCGACGCGCTGTTAGCATGCGTTCCGGGTAACGGCGGTCCTGCGCTCGGAGAGAACCGATGA
- a CDS encoding primase-helicase family protein: MSAGSQSGDSSAHASDRDSALAQVAKMPLVKIVPLERYLARRHDGHGFAPEFLTQKAAEDYLILRGLLEPRDTWPRGASPLASSPSTPALCVGVMSMECRPHAPVLIERKDGTFAVNTWEPPVLVPEQGEWPDVRRVLLWLAEDEAGLDWLFNWIAFKVQHPGSRPGTAILLQGPPGSGKNVLYRVLAHLLGPSNCVQIGEADLAKPYNFHFATKLLIFANELLDNHKRGGSLGDGLKATITDGEVFLESKGVARTSATNRAGLLAATNRTKPIEIEEGDRRWTVLHNKAKPAEYAHPDLGMTHREFLESLHAPGEDDAFTPEFMRQVAAFAHAMNTRTVDLRRVRRPHANASREELQQLSEPVTEQFLRELSESPDADGQLRDWAFSSPQANVMSRSTGTTVGKSKAVTNDALYAAVCGFCRVVGQKHPPQKRTFLAALKSAGWTELRDNKARGWLPPWHQEDDTSTPHESKVVPLTASRGAAVTPPATTSKASLPTPGNGSGPAR; encoded by the coding sequence ATGAGCGCAGGAAGCCAGTCCGGTGACTCGTCTGCCCACGCCTCCGACAGGGACAGCGCGCTTGCCCAGGTGGCGAAGATGCCACTGGTGAAGATCGTTCCGCTGGAGCGATACCTCGCGCGGCGGCACGACGGGCACGGCTTCGCGCCCGAGTTCCTGACGCAGAAGGCCGCGGAGGACTACCTCATTCTGCGCGGGCTACTGGAGCCGCGCGATACGTGGCCACGCGGAGCAAGCCCGCTGGCATCCTCGCCGAGCACTCCAGCCCTCTGCGTGGGTGTCATGTCCATGGAGTGCAGGCCACACGCGCCCGTACTCATTGAGCGCAAGGACGGGACTTTCGCGGTCAACACCTGGGAGCCCCCCGTTCTCGTGCCTGAGCAAGGGGAATGGCCTGACGTGCGTCGCGTGCTTCTCTGGCTCGCGGAGGACGAAGCCGGGCTGGACTGGTTGTTCAACTGGATCGCCTTCAAGGTCCAGCATCCGGGCTCCAGGCCGGGCACAGCCATCCTTCTGCAAGGGCCCCCAGGCTCCGGGAAGAACGTGCTCTATCGCGTGCTGGCGCACCTGCTGGGGCCCTCCAATTGCGTCCAGATTGGTGAGGCGGATCTGGCCAAGCCCTACAACTTCCACTTCGCCACGAAGCTCCTGATCTTCGCCAACGAGCTGCTCGACAACCACAAGCGCGGGGGCTCGCTCGGCGACGGGCTCAAGGCGACCATCACCGACGGCGAGGTCTTCCTGGAGAGCAAGGGAGTTGCCCGGACGTCCGCGACGAATCGCGCGGGGCTCCTCGCTGCTACCAACCGGACGAAACCCATCGAAATCGAAGAGGGCGACCGCCGCTGGACGGTGCTCCACAACAAGGCCAAGCCCGCCGAGTACGCGCACCCGGACTTGGGCATGACTCATCGGGAGTTCTTGGAATCGCTGCACGCTCCAGGCGAGGACGACGCGTTCACGCCCGAGTTCATGCGGCAGGTCGCCGCGTTCGCGCACGCCATGAATACCCGCACCGTGGACTTGCGCCGCGTCCGCAGACCGCATGCGAATGCCTCCCGCGAAGAACTCCAGCAGCTCAGCGAACCCGTCACGGAACAGTTCCTGCGCGAACTCAGCGAGAGCCCAGATGCAGACGGGCAGCTCCGCGACTGGGCATTCAGCAGCCCACAAGCCAACGTGATGAGCCGGAGCACTGGCACGACGGTAGGAAAGTCCAAGGCGGTCACGAATGACGCTCTGTACGCGGCGGTCTGTGGCTTCTGCCGCGTGGTGGGACAGAAGCATCCGCCTCAGAAACGCACCTTCCTGGCCGCGTTGAAGTCGGCGGGCTGGACGGAGCTGCGCGACAACAAGGCTCGGGGCTGGCTGCCGCCGTGGCATCAGGAGGACGACACCTCAACGCCCCATGAATCGAAGGTCGTGCCTCTCACGGCTTCGCGTGGCGCTGCCGTCACGCCACCCGCCACCACGTCCAAGGCGTCACTCCCAACGCCCGGAAATGGAAGCGGCCCCGCGCGATGA
- a CDS encoding helix-turn-helix domain-containing protein → MNEVNALNAVIAENVRRFREQKSWSQEILAGAAEISVRTVQRVEKGEGAGKEALLAIAGALEVSIDDLRTDPRQELAQLFGVAPHEVTPEFIAKKTEETKEKYNIVSLAIVSTADELEAIFDIDAMRFECVSSLEAVRDVAAELEEFLTDLLDISGECGPVHRRKYAKTAFEIVQQVQELGSVVSIGVDRHLLSVAKSEPVPWRSLYVVVAPSDQAKTAVIVERNASVNFRV, encoded by the coding sequence TTGAACGAGGTCAATGCATTGAACGCGGTCATTGCAGAGAACGTCCGACGCTTCCGGGAACAAAAGTCCTGGAGCCAGGAAATCCTCGCTGGGGCAGCGGAGATCAGCGTCCGAACGGTCCAGCGCGTGGAAAAGGGGGAGGGCGCGGGTAAAGAAGCTCTGCTTGCAATCGCTGGTGCGCTGGAGGTTTCCATAGATGACTTGCGCACAGATCCAAGACAGGAACTTGCACAATTGTTTGGTGTCGCGCCGCATGAAGTCACGCCGGAATTCATTGCAAAGAAGACTGAGGAGACAAAAGAAAAGTACAATATTGTCTCGCTCGCCATTGTGAGCACGGCCGATGAACTAGAGGCGATTTTTGATATTGATGCGATGCGGTTTGAGTGCGTCTCAAGCCTGGAGGCAGTCAGGGATGTGGCGGCAGAACTGGAGGAGTTTCTTACGGATTTGCTGGATATTTCCGGGGAGTGCGGGCCGGTCCATCGCCGTAAATACGCGAAGACAGCATTCGAGATTGTTCAGCAGGTTCAGGAGTTAGGTTCTGTCGTGTCAATTGGTGTTGACCGCCATCTACTCTCAGTAGCCAAGAGTGAGCCTGTGCCTTGGCGCTCGCTGTACGTAGTGGTCGCTCCATCGGATCAGGCAAAGACGGCCGTGATTGTTGAGCGCAATGCGAGTGTGAATTTTCGCGTTTGA
- the mauJ gene encoding methylamine utilization protein MauJ — MSRNSKLKRAKRRRQAAKDENRERLQPDAEPAPAQEKHLATTISLDSAKLGPPGILHQLHLAASDSPDSEQDKQRFLDPEERDFRLLVHLSKVPNSSSGDFKIFLEPSEGASLIYAPPEAVDLALETPSGKVSMHLNSARECSALELWCRATNYNNVFGLYSKVVAPLIDNLSYQMNTPIHVREVAIWDPKHNIVTASYVAPFIGVTLRGDQQVYIELLRPYYALYREGMTNPSVFYQFLCYSKILEGIFRKTHQKIINWAKQNGLDAPRFTARVEEDPGIQGDARKWIGKGIKQTFDNYLEKKFRNAIAHFSNNDEDPIIVSDYMASATISGNLLLARQCARTAIGCVERMIHDADAAFALRQKG, encoded by the coding sequence ATGTCGAGAAACTCCAAGTTGAAGCGAGCAAAGCGACGCAGGCAAGCAGCCAAAGACGAGAACCGGGAGCGCTTGCAGCCAGACGCGGAGCCCGCGCCGGCGCAAGAAAAACATTTGGCGACCACTATTTCGCTGGACTCCGCAAAGTTAGGGCCGCCGGGCATTCTTCATCAGTTGCATTTAGCGGCCAGCGACTCGCCCGATTCAGAACAGGACAAGCAGCGGTTTCTCGATCCAGAAGAGCGCGATTTTCGGCTATTGGTACACCTAAGCAAGGTCCCCAACTCATCCTCTGGGGATTTCAAGATATTTCTTGAGCCATCAGAAGGTGCGTCACTCATTTACGCACCTCCTGAAGCAGTCGACCTTGCCCTTGAGACTCCATCTGGGAAGGTCAGCATGCATCTCAACTCAGCGCGAGAATGCTCAGCGCTTGAGCTTTGGTGTCGCGCCACAAACTACAACAATGTTTTTGGCCTATACAGCAAGGTAGTCGCCCCCCTGATCGACAACCTCTCATACCAAATGAACACGCCAATCCATGTTCGCGAGGTCGCAATCTGGGACCCAAAGCACAATATAGTAACTGCCTCATACGTTGCCCCATTTATTGGAGTAACGCTGAGAGGCGACCAACAAGTCTACATTGAGCTATTGCGGCCGTACTACGCCCTTTATCGAGAGGGCATGACAAACCCAAGCGTCTTCTATCAATTCCTGTGCTACTCAAAGATACTCGAAGGCATATTCAGAAAGACGCATCAAAAGATCATTAACTGGGCCAAGCAAAATGGGTTGGACGCCCCACGATTCACCGCTCGCGTGGAAGAGGATCCTGGAATACAAGGCGACGCGCGAAAGTGGATTGGAAAAGGAATCAAACAGACGTTCGACAACTACCTGGAAAAGAAGTTCCGAAACGCAATAGCTCATTTCTCAAACAACGACGAGGACCCAATCATCGTCAGCGACTACATGGCAAGCGCCACCATTTCAGGCAATCTCTTGCTCGCCCGCCAATGTGCACGCACCGCTATCGGCTGTGTCGAGCGTATGATTCATGACGCAGATGCGGCATTTGCGCTTCGCCAGAAGGGTTAG
- a CDS encoding virulence-associated E family protein: MLASQFWFIELAELSTFRKSEDQALKALISRTEDTYRPPYGRTNVKTPRRYVFVGTTNDDDYLRDPTGHRRFWPVKCTRIDTDALTRDREQIWAEAVVRYHQGETWWLTSEQAASAEQQAALRAENSGDGRKEVILRWLLEMPVDKRPADVTILQVGVEAFAFNSAQVDPRISREIASALKAMRFVRGQRRMDDGSRPLDYYLPDELKHTSIKKRGERRPQLDVIAGGSIASVEQHPGTGEQVPKQTGVRNPIP, translated from the coding sequence ATGCTTGCCTCTCAGTTTTGGTTCATTGAACTCGCCGAACTAAGCACCTTCCGAAAGAGTGAAGACCAAGCCCTCAAGGCGCTCATCAGCCGCACGGAAGACACCTATCGGCCGCCCTACGGCAGAACCAATGTGAAGACGCCGCGCCGTTACGTGTTCGTCGGTACGACCAACGACGACGACTATCTTCGCGACCCGACCGGGCATCGGCGTTTCTGGCCGGTGAAGTGCACGCGCATTGACACCGACGCCCTGACCCGCGACCGGGAACAGATTTGGGCCGAAGCTGTCGTGCGCTACCACCAGGGCGAAACGTGGTGGCTCACGTCGGAACAGGCGGCGAGCGCTGAGCAGCAAGCCGCGCTTCGTGCGGAGAACTCCGGCGACGGGCGAAAGGAAGTCATCCTGCGATGGCTGCTCGAAATGCCCGTCGACAAGCGTCCGGCTGACGTGACGATTCTTCAGGTCGGCGTCGAAGCCTTCGCATTCAACTCGGCGCAGGTTGACCCGAGGATCTCGCGCGAGATTGCTTCCGCACTCAAGGCGATGCGTTTCGTGCGCGGTCAGCGGCGCATGGACGACGGAAGCCGGCCACTCGACTACTACCTGCCCGACGAGCTGAAGCACACGTCCATCAAGAAGCGCGGCGAACGGCGCCCGCAGCTAGACGTGATCGCGGGAGGTTCTATAGCCTCAGTAGAGCAGCATCCCGGCACAGGGGAACAGGTACCAAAGCAAACAGGAGTTCGGAACCCAATCCCCTGA
- a CDS encoding DUSAM domain-containing protein has product MGQDINWDEVRALAARVEAGEALALTADVRELLLRTAREVAIPEPDAQAAVQDAATATALLREARSRIREGSMRLARTRMLAGDLAKAGDKAGARKLLEDLLAVEVVPLYREQAELELEDLD; this is encoded by the coding sequence ATGGGGCAGGACATCAACTGGGACGAGGTGCGTGCACTCGCCGCGCGCGTCGAGGCTGGCGAAGCACTCGCGCTCACCGCAGACGTGCGCGAGTTGCTGCTGCGTACTGCGCGCGAGGTGGCCATCCCTGAGCCGGATGCACAGGCCGCCGTCCAGGACGCGGCTACTGCGACCGCGCTTCTGCGCGAGGCTCGCTCGCGGATCCGCGAGGGATCCATGCGATTGGCGCGCACAAGGATGCTGGCTGGAGACCTCGCGAAGGCGGGCGATAAAGCCGGGGCCCGGAAGCTGCTGGAGGACCTGCTCGCCGTGGAGGTGGTGCCTCTCTACCGGGAGCAGGCGGAGCTGGAGTTGGAGGACCTGGACTGA
- a CDS encoding FG-GAP-like repeat-containing protein: MPFLRRALWLAVSGVVINGCGGEVQEPAREPDLSVKSDALYSENAVQLWSLTNPVIPVCWLTPGYDVDKQLMKESLARTWEFESQVQFTWTEGCPTTGTAKYVRLELIPSAPTDSGGGIVNVGMAGAFRLPSQGRSGYIDLPGTNFSGRLSRLQYLASHELGHVMGFNHEQHRDDAQLPCSANVNLGQAYTRYDRHSLMQSMNACNNNMSEDLSAFDKVGVASVYGPRRWTDQFGTQGETPGEILRQLADVDGDGADELIYFHGNGVRVAAANALQRTFQVAQVWLADFGTSAGWSGTLHPRSVGDVNGDGRADIVGFGENGVSLSYSTGSSFTPGAFSFVGFHHASPNWPSALAAPRMLADVNGDGTDDIIGFNDSGTVVSLSQCTGALCTASTQFAAPVVALAAFGSSVAQGGWDGVRHPRRVADVNGDGKADIVGFSEWGVIVALSTSTATTASFAPPALWVADYGADPSVGSWATADYPRYLGDLNADGRADIIGFGHDYVWVSFSTGTTFLPAQRVLKNFTVTGGSWQAAFPRFIGDVDHDGKVDLVGSSPQGTQVFLGKTFDANALAP; encoded by the coding sequence GTGCCGTTTCTTCGACGTGCCCTGTGGCTCGCGGTGTCTGGAGTTGTCATCAATGGATGTGGTGGAGAGGTCCAGGAGCCCGCGCGGGAGCCGGACCTCTCCGTGAAGTCGGATGCGCTCTATTCCGAGAACGCAGTCCAGCTCTGGTCGCTCACGAACCCGGTCATCCCGGTCTGCTGGCTGACCCCCGGTTACGACGTGGACAAGCAGCTCATGAAGGAGTCCCTCGCGCGCACCTGGGAGTTCGAATCCCAGGTCCAATTCACCTGGACCGAGGGGTGCCCCACCACGGGCACCGCGAAGTACGTCCGCCTCGAGCTGATACCGAGCGCGCCCACGGATAGCGGAGGAGGCATTGTGAACGTGGGGATGGCGGGGGCCTTTCGCCTGCCATCGCAGGGCAGATCGGGCTACATCGACCTGCCCGGGACCAACTTCTCGGGCCGGCTCAGCCGCCTGCAATATCTCGCCTCCCACGAGCTCGGGCACGTGATGGGCTTCAACCACGAGCAGCACCGCGACGACGCCCAGCTCCCGTGCAGCGCGAATGTGAACCTCGGTCAGGCGTACACCCGCTACGACCGCCACTCGCTCATGCAGTCCATGAACGCCTGCAACAACAATATGTCCGAGGACCTGAGCGCGTTCGACAAGGTGGGCGTGGCCAGCGTGTATGGCCCGAGGCGCTGGACCGATCAGTTCGGGACCCAGGGTGAGACCCCCGGGGAGATCCTGCGCCAGTTGGCGGACGTGGATGGGGACGGAGCCGACGAGCTCATCTACTTCCACGGCAACGGCGTGCGCGTGGCCGCGGCGAACGCCTTGCAGCGGACCTTCCAGGTGGCCCAGGTCTGGCTGGCGGACTTCGGAACCAGCGCGGGCTGGAGCGGCACCCTGCACCCCCGCTCCGTCGGCGACGTCAACGGAGACGGCCGGGCCGACATCGTCGGCTTCGGCGAGAACGGCGTCTCGCTCTCCTACTCCACGGGCTCCAGCTTCACGCCGGGCGCCTTCAGCTTCGTCGGCTTCCACCACGCCAGCCCGAACTGGCCGAGCGCCCTGGCCGCGCCGCGCATGCTCGCGGACGTCAATGGCGACGGCACCGACGACATCATCGGCTTCAACGACAGCGGCACCGTGGTCTCGCTGTCGCAGTGCACGGGAGCCCTGTGCACCGCGAGCACGCAGTTCGCGGCCCCCGTGGTGGCCCTGGCCGCCTTCGGCAGCTCCGTCGCGCAGGGCGGCTGGGACGGAGTGCGCCACCCCCGCCGGGTCGCCGACGTGAATGGCGACGGCAAGGCGGACATCGTGGGCTTCTCGGAGTGGGGCGTCATCGTGGCGCTGTCCACCTCCACCGCGACCACCGCCTCCTTCGCGCCGCCGGCCCTCTGGGTCGCCGACTACGGAGCGGACCCCAGCGTGGGAAGCTGGGCCACGGCGGATTACCCGCGGTACCTGGGCGACCTCAACGCGGATGGCCGCGCGGACATCATCGGATTCGGCCATGACTACGTCTGGGTCTCGTTCTCCACCGGCACGACGTTCCTCCCGGCGCAGCGGGTCCTGAAGAACTTCACCGTCACCGGCGGAAGCTGGCAGGCCGCCTTCCCACGCTTCATCGGAGACGTGGACCACGACGGGAAGGTCGACCTGGTGGGAAGCAGCCCGCAGGGCACCCAGGTATTCCTGGGCAAGACGTTCGACGCGAACGCCCTCGCGCCGTAG
- a CDS encoding DNA alkylation repair protein, producing the protein MSATHAVTEELRRTLKARSDPRLAEATRRYFPTDIRALGVRNAEVRRIADALIQERGLSPEDRLAVTEALLAQATHHEEVLLGFAVVRKVVGRSFDEALLDRFRYWLEHSVWNWAQCDDLCLTVLYPFFLTRTPALTRIQHWTSSRSPWCRRAANVALVKFVSRRIRSSRYMLPLEVIFGNAHRLLLDPEPYVQKSVGWLLKVAADHHREAVVAFIQENISGMQRDTLRYAIERLEPEQRKALLAVNADALISRK; encoded by the coding sequence ATGAGCGCGACCCATGCCGTGACCGAAGAGCTTCGACGCACCCTGAAGGCGCGGAGTGACCCTCGCCTCGCCGAGGCGACGCGCCGCTACTTCCCCACGGACATCCGGGCCCTTGGGGTACGCAACGCGGAGGTGCGGCGCATCGCCGATGCGCTCATCCAGGAGAGGGGCCTGTCGCCCGAGGACCGCCTGGCGGTGACCGAGGCGCTGCTCGCCCAGGCGACCCACCACGAAGAGGTGCTCCTGGGGTTCGCCGTGGTTCGCAAGGTGGTCGGGCGCTCGTTCGACGAGGCACTGCTGGACCGCTTCCGATACTGGTTGGAGCACTCCGTCTGGAATTGGGCCCAGTGCGACGACCTGTGTCTGACCGTGCTCTACCCGTTTTTCCTCACCCGGACGCCCGCGCTCACCCGAATCCAGCACTGGACCAGCTCCCGCTCCCCCTGGTGTCGGAGGGCGGCGAACGTCGCGCTCGTGAAGTTCGTGAGCCGCAGGATTCGATCCTCCAGGTACATGCTGCCCCTCGAAGTGATTTTCGGAAATGCACACCGGTTGCTATTGGATCCAGAGCCGTATGTGCAGAAGAGCGTGGGGTGGCTGCTGAAGGTCGCGGCGGACCACCACCGGGAGGCGGTGGTGGCGTTCATCCAGGAGAACATCTCCGGGATGCAGCGGGACACCCTGCGCTATGCCATTGAACGGCTGGAGCCGGAGCAACGGAAGGCGCTGCTGGCCGTGAACGCCGACGCGCTCATTTCGAGAAAGTAA
- a CDS encoding dienelactone hydrolase family protein yields MTPSAPEPTADDPLDDFERRAITLQSTPRAVYVAGRGPAVIVMAEMPGISPHVARFARWVRDAGFTVYLPSLFGRDGAYPQAEAGLAVMKKACVSAEFRAFAANASSPVTQWLRALASLAHQECGGPGVGAIGMCFTGNFALSMMLEPAVLAPVLCQPSLPLEHPEAIQIAPEEAAAVKERLEREDLTVLAYRFDGDRFCTAQRFAAYAEALGPRFHPRVLPSSAANPRPPPFFERIVCGAHSVVTAHLIDAAGEPTLAARDEILSFFARRLRQEAAV; encoded by the coding sequence ATGACTCCTTCCGCCCCCGAGCCCACCGCCGACGATCCCCTGGATGACTTCGAGCGGCGCGCCATCACGCTTCAGTCGACTCCGCGCGCCGTCTACGTCGCAGGTCGAGGTCCCGCGGTCATCGTCATGGCCGAGATGCCTGGCATCAGCCCTCACGTCGCGCGCTTCGCACGCTGGGTCCGGGATGCTGGCTTCACGGTCTACCTGCCGTCGTTGTTCGGGAGGGATGGAGCCTATCCGCAGGCGGAGGCGGGGCTCGCCGTGATGAAGAAGGCCTGCGTGAGCGCGGAGTTCCGTGCGTTCGCGGCGAATGCATCAAGCCCTGTGACGCAGTGGCTGCGTGCGCTCGCGAGCCTCGCGCACCAGGAATGTGGAGGCCCCGGCGTCGGCGCCATCGGCATGTGCTTCACCGGCAACTTCGCGCTCAGCATGATGCTCGAGCCCGCGGTGCTGGCGCCCGTCCTGTGCCAGCCCTCACTGCCGCTCGAACATCCGGAAGCGATTCAAATCGCCCCCGAGGAAGCCGCGGCCGTGAAGGAGCGACTCGAACGTGAAGACCTGACGGTGCTCGCGTACCGCTTCGACGGCGATCGCTTCTGCACGGCGCAACGCTTCGCCGCCTACGCCGAAGCGCTGGGGCCCCGCTTCCACCCCAGGGTCCTGCCGTCGTCGGCCGCGAACCCCAGGCCCCCACCCTTCTTCGAGCGGATCGTCTGCGGTGCGCACAGCGTCGTGACCGCGCACCTCATCGACGCGGCCGGAGAGCCGACCCTCGCGGCGCGAGACGAAATCTTGTCCTTCTTCGCGCGGAGGCTTCGCCAGGAGGCGGCTGTGTGA
- a CDS encoding GlxA family transcriptional regulator, translated as MILHVVLDGVAEGPLGVGLDVINTATRLLESGLVPSAPRGANPLRQRVVSLDGRPVRSGTGRSVCVDGALSLRSVKAGDVLLVPGLSAASERAVEQLLSRADTARGMELLARAAAKGAMVAASCSATFVLAAAGLLAGRDATTTWWLVPAFVRRFPQVTVRADRMVIESDGVLTAGSAFAHADLMLAIVARVASPSLAHLVARYLVLDERVSQARYMVMEHLRVSDPVLRSVERFITANLGRQLTLAELARAAATSPRTLARRVQAGLGMTPLEFVQRVRVAHASHLLETTRDSVDDVAARVGYADAAAFRRVYRRYAGESPRGRRPRGSRQG; from the coding sequence ATGATCCTGCATGTCGTGCTGGATGGCGTGGCCGAGGGCCCGCTGGGTGTCGGCCTCGACGTGATCAACACGGCCACGCGCCTGCTGGAGTCAGGCCTTGTCCCAAGCGCTCCACGAGGAGCGAACCCACTGCGTCAACGTGTGGTGTCGCTGGACGGCCGCCCGGTCCGCTCCGGCACGGGGCGCTCCGTCTGCGTGGACGGCGCGCTCAGCCTGCGAAGCGTGAAGGCGGGAGATGTGCTGCTGGTGCCCGGACTCTCCGCGGCCAGCGAGCGCGCCGTCGAACAATTGCTCTCCCGCGCCGACACCGCGCGCGGCATGGAGCTGCTCGCGCGAGCGGCGGCGAAGGGGGCGATGGTCGCTGCTTCGTGCTCGGCGACCTTCGTCCTGGCGGCGGCGGGGCTCCTCGCGGGACGGGACGCGACGACGACCTGGTGGCTGGTGCCCGCGTTCGTGCGCCGCTTCCCTCAGGTCACCGTCCGCGCGGACCGGATGGTCATCGAGAGTGACGGCGTCCTCACCGCGGGATCGGCCTTCGCGCACGCCGACTTGATGCTGGCCATCGTCGCGCGCGTCGCCAGCCCGTCACTGGCGCACCTGGTGGCTCGCTACCTCGTGCTCGACGAGCGCGTTTCGCAGGCCCGATACATGGTGATGGAGCATCTGCGCGTCTCGGACCCGGTGCTGCGCTCGGTCGAACGGTTCATCACCGCGAACCTCGGCCGGCAGTTGACGCTGGCGGAACTCGCACGCGCCGCCGCCACGTCACCGCGCACGCTCGCGCGGCGGGTCCAGGCTGGCCTGGGCATGACGCCGCTCGAGTTCGTGCAGCGGGTCCGCGTGGCGCATGCCTCCCACCTCCTGGAGACGACCCGGGACTCGGTCGATGACGTCGCCGCCCGGGTGGGCTACGCCGACGCGGCTGCCTTTCGACGCGTGTACCGGCGGTACGCCGGCGAGAGCCCCCGCGGCAGACGGCCGAGGGGCTCCCGTCAGGGATGA
- a CDS encoding endonuclease/exonuclease/phosphatase family protein yields the protein MRTEYGPSVQYNLDLPGNSGHGMICIDFTKQGRAFRACSTHLIAGSGPDDNTRLSQANTIRSWATSWMNSGYRVIVGGDFNAAPSSPVIQTLNHLGNGDPFIDADFKAPRETKRQYSPACNQPWNSKLDYVFFSYNWTGRNNIEATLRGETCSDHRALMGTAKVTN from the coding sequence GTGCGGACGGAGTACGGCCCCTCCGTGCAATACAACCTCGACCTCCCCGGGAACTCAGGCCACGGGATGATCTGCATCGACTTCACCAAGCAGGGCCGGGCCTTCCGGGCTTGCAGCACCCATCTCATCGCTGGCTCGGGCCCGGACGACAACACGCGGCTGTCTCAAGCCAATACAATCCGCTCCTGGGCGACCAGCTGGATGAACTCGGGTTACCGGGTCATCGTCGGCGGAGACTTCAACGCGGCGCCCAGCTCGCCCGTCATCCAGACGTTGAACCACCTGGGCAACGGTGACCCGTTCATCGACGCGGACTTCAAGGCGCCCCGCGAGACCAAACGTCAGTACAGCCCGGCCTGCAACCAGCCGTGGAACTCGAAGCTCGACTACGTGTTCTTCTCGTACAACTGGACGGGGAGGAACAACATCGAGGCCACCCTGCGCGGAGAGACGTGCTCCGATCACCGCGCGCTCATGGGCACGGCCAAGGTGACGAACTGA